In Mytilus trossulus isolate FHL-02 chromosome 14, PNRI_Mtr1.1.1.hap1, whole genome shotgun sequence, a genomic segment contains:
- the LOC134697943 gene encoding uncharacterized protein LOC134697943 — protein sequence MLINTFTHTQLLCYALMKILLKDVITTDKECSDLLCSYFVKTIIFWISEELPQSVWKPKNLIPCFMRCFSRLIYCVKYSACLHYFIPENNMFENKIEGRARKLLLDKLYTLHSYGWRCVLFSDQLSNFHVSTWMNPIELTTLRTVEVVKILNSKMMNILNNICAVNTIDNHSYLYNRVISKIVSCDQSSLKYLYTYYMSLWCTKYAQTIPLTSPRSSNKHQYKQYKSCLCTLLQSIHHDAVSGWLMLASFFYQSKQYSKVLSVLVFSLSEFTPDKLNCLMNMSDIHCRLLKLKSFQKTSIFRLWKIMLVDLIKFETNSLLIPNELQIDTKNGQYSVSSIVYAYFLQFLCHYHLNNIRQCQDCINTLHLVIAENYMIEKDASLKSRAYNILGIALQLSGDYEAARQAFMHSLEICTDHRYNTSRKRLLLMSSV from the coding sequence ATGCTCATAAACACATTTACACACACACAACTACTATGCTATGCCCTCATGAAAATTCTTTTGAAGGATGTTATAACAACCGACAAAGAATGTTCAGATTTACTctgttcatattttgtaaaaacgaTTATTTTCTGGATATCAGAGGAATTACCACAATCCGTATGGAAACCAAAAAATCTTATACCTTGTTTTATGCGTTGCTTCAGCAGACTTATTTATTGTGTGAAGTATTCAGCTTGCTTGCATTACTTCATTCCAGAAAACAACATGTTTGAGAACAAAATAGAAGGCCGTGCTCGTAAATTACTCCTAGATAAATTATATACTCTCCATAGTTATGGTTGGCGGTGCGTCTTATTTTCAGATCAACTGTCTAACTTTCATGTATCAACATGGATGAATCCAATCGAATTAACTACATTGCGTACTGTCGAAgttgtaaaaatattgaattcgaaaatgatgaatatattaaataatatatgtgCTGTTAACACGATTGATAACCACAGTTATTTATACAATAGAGTGATAAGCAAGATAGTTTCCTGTGACCAATCCTCACTAAAATACTTATATACATACTATATGTCATTGTGGTGTACAAAATATGCGCAGACTATCCCACTGACTAGTCCTAGAAGTAGTAATAAACATCAATACAAACAGTATAAATCCTGTCTTTGTACTCTGCTACAGAGTATTCATCATGACGCTGTATCAGGATGGCTGATGTTAGCTTCGTTTTTCTATCAGTCCAAACAATATAGTAAAGTGTTAAGTGTCCTCGTGTTCTCTTTATCGGAATTTACTCCCGACAAACTTAACTGCTTAATGAATATGTCGGATATTCATTGCCGATTGCTCAAACTAAAATCATTCCAGAAAACAAGTATTTTTAGATTATGGAAAATAATGCTAGtagatttaataaaatttgaaacaaactCGTTGTTAATACCAAATGAACTACAAATAGACACGAAAAATGGACAATATTCAGTTTCCTCTATAGTTTATGCTTATTTCTTAcaatttttatgtcattatcatCTAAATAATATCAGACAATGCCAGGATTGCATCAACACTTTACACCTTGTAATAGCAGAAAACTATATGATTGAAAAAGATGCAAGTTTAAAATCTAGAGCTTACAACATTCTTGGTATTGCTTTACAGTTATCAGGAGACTATGAAGCCGCCCGTCAAGCATTCATGCATTCACTTGAGATATGCACTGATCACAGATATAATACTTCTAGAAAGAGACTTTTGTTGATGAGCTCAGTGTGA